The proteins below come from a single Diadema setosum chromosome 21, eeDiaSeto1, whole genome shotgun sequence genomic window:
- the LOC140244379 gene encoding protein FAM124A-like: MPVGFKGDDTKRRRLLYDYISCCTSGLYSINDPHHQMPIDPASSPQYGMSSPSGSSVSSEESNDGDLAKDPYGLTLHFVTDPGESIKLRKLIHPLVKHFDHSFKMFNIAERSRPNGQFNNGNGVDRDVFPALAVMLFLHIDEDSDDRRIASAQEYLKKKPWKYHHNTHVPGKYFLCEPNFQNFYTTEQDMPLWAVRQVHYGKEHLRFMMYSSSENWEDMVRFYSLVLNRKVEYQKDDFCYFVTHSRDTSDIQFALKRVPDECSVRPLNTTFLQFKVREVGDLVPLLPNSCSPISPQRWQTTDPDGNVTLILVSKRANTNNGSLAPRRQSVDVLQQLIAPKAMRPKPKPTLQSIMDEEEEGQSSS; encoded by the exons GATGCCAATCGACCCGGCATCATCCCCGCAGTACGGCATGTCGTCTCCTTCCGGGTCAAGTGTCTCTA GCGAGGAGTCGAACGATGGTGACTTGGCGAAGGACCCATACGGACTCACTCTCCACTTCGTCACCGACCCCGGAGAGAGCATCAAGCTACGGAAGCTCATCCACCCACTCGTCAAACATTTCGACCACTCGTTTAAGATGTTCAATATCGCCGAGCGCAGCCGACCCAACGGACAATTCAACAATGGCAACGGCGTCGATCGCGACGTCTTCCCCGCGCTGGCTGTGATGCTCTTCCTCCATATCGACGAGGACTCTGACGACCGCAGGATAGCCTCGGCCCAGGAATACCTCAAGAAGAAACCCTGGAAGTACCACCACAACACGCACGTTCCGGGAAAATACTTCTTGTGTGAACCAAATTTTCAGAACTTCTATACAACCGAACAGGATATGCCTCTTTGGGCGGTCAGGCAAGTCCATTATGGCAAAGAACATCTCAGATTTATGATGTATAGTAGCAGCGAAAACTGGGAGGATATGGTGCGGTTTTATAGTTTGGTTCTCAATCGAAAAGTGGAATATCAGAAAGACGATTTCTGTTATTTTGTGACACACTCTCGCGACACCTCGGACATCCAGTTCGCACTCAAACGGGTTCCGGACGAGTGCAGTGTACGCCCGCTGAACACTACTTTCCTGCAGTTCAAAGTCCGTGAAGTCGGTGACTTGGTCCCGCTGCTGCCCAACTCGTGCTCACCGATCAGTCCGCAACGTTGGCAGACGACTGATCCGGATGGCAACGTCACGCTCATCCTTGTCTCAAAGCGGGCGAACACAAACAACGGCTCACTGGCTCCCAGAAGACAGTCGGTAGATGTTCTACAGCAGCTGATCGCTCCGAAAGCGATGCGGCCGAAGCCGAAGCCGACGTTACAGTCGATTATGGACGAGGAGGAagagggtcaaagttcaagctGA